One segment of Anatilimnocola aggregata DNA contains the following:
- a CDS encoding WD40 repeat domain-containing protein, whose product MTQAAPEPSDDEMSALWRAETAAYVHAANESVQDRLRSKDPDPTEPTPDNCQRFTGRVLEIVRSANASGNIAGLRERFPPAHNPLVDLLEDNGRALQPISLLPNGRIVVGIGAPYQYKRVAVIDDLTVTDLPDLITYGRSPNRRYFAKATLERITIHDGWDGPIVSQLQWPTGLEGIPKRLTFRRKSWQEQSPPYLPNIHQLIPFPNGQLALLVTSNGIFVLTNTGAIRLLPTPDEFRDRYDGPKGRPSGEEDNESSRLDMPHGAVSHDGRWFALGHQWGNHWIFNEQLQFAGEIAPTSSYPHFMAFSADDSLLLCNSCHFYWGSSRGVPLSIVPELEIIDVDRDPRLRMLEDESRVYAVAAHEKMFILGNANGWLRAIDLQGNLLWQHFLGSTISGLDLSPDGKRLIASSHAGYLSIIDLHTGEADPYQIGTATHRERRRWLFWDQQPQPLAW is encoded by the coding sequence ATGACTCAAGCTGCGCCCGAACCTTCCGACGACGAAATGTCCGCCCTGTGGCGGGCCGAAACCGCCGCCTATGTGCATGCGGCGAACGAATCCGTGCAAGATCGTTTGAGATCGAAAGATCCTGATCCCACGGAACCGACGCCCGACAATTGCCAACGCTTTACCGGCCGCGTCTTAGAAATCGTGCGTTCAGCTAATGCCAGCGGCAACATCGCGGGACTGCGCGAACGGTTTCCTCCCGCGCACAATCCGTTGGTGGATCTGCTTGAAGACAACGGCCGCGCGCTGCAACCTATTTCGCTATTGCCCAATGGCCGGATCGTCGTGGGTATTGGCGCGCCTTATCAATATAAGCGTGTGGCCGTGATCGATGACCTCACGGTAACCGACTTGCCGGACCTCATCACTTATGGTCGTTCACCGAATCGCCGCTATTTTGCCAAGGCTACGCTCGAACGAATTACGATTCATGATGGCTGGGATGGCCCCATTGTTAGCCAGTTGCAGTGGCCAACCGGCCTCGAGGGAATTCCCAAGCGGCTGACGTTTCGCAGAAAGTCGTGGCAGGAACAAAGCCCTCCCTATTTGCCCAACATCCACCAACTGATTCCATTCCCGAACGGGCAACTCGCTCTGCTTGTCACCTCGAACGGAATCTTCGTGCTGACCAACACTGGGGCAATTCGACTGCTGCCGACGCCCGACGAGTTTCGCGATCGCTATGACGGGCCCAAGGGAAGACCGAGCGGCGAAGAAGATAATGAATCCAGCCGGTTAGATATGCCGCACGGAGCCGTCTCGCACGACGGTCGTTGGTTTGCACTCGGTCACCAATGGGGCAACCACTGGATCTTCAACGAGCAGTTGCAATTTGCCGGCGAGATTGCGCCAACCAGTTCGTACCCACACTTCATGGCGTTTAGCGCTGACGATAGTCTGCTTCTTTGCAACTCCTGCCACTTCTATTGGGGGAGCAGCCGCGGAGTCCCGTTGAGCATCGTTCCCGAACTGGAGATTATCGATGTTGACCGAGATCCGCGCCTCCGCATGCTGGAAGACGAATCGCGAGTGTACGCGGTGGCCGCGCACGAAAAGATGTTCATTCTGGGAAATGCCAACGGCTGGTTAAGGGCCATCGATCTGCAGGGGAACTTGCTCTGGCAGCATTTTCTCGGTTCGACGATTAGCGGCCTCGATCTCTCTCCCGATGGCAAGCGACTGATAGCCAGCAGTCATGCGGGATACCTGTCGATCATCGATCTGCATACCGGTGAGGCCGACCCATATCAGATCGGTACCGCTACACACCGCGAACGACGCCGCTGGCTCTTTTGGGATCAGCAACCGCAACCTTTGGCGTGGTAA
- a CDS encoding DUF1501 domain-containing protein: protein MNELQTNTRRDFLSFAAQGIGATALASLLAQSNNARADKIPGQASDPPPHHGAKAKRVIHICLCGAYSQLDTFDYKPELAKRHGQPLGGTEKPDVFFGKVGLLRQNDFEFKQRGESGLWISELFPHLAGVADELTIIRSMVAESSSHTPATLHENSGFRLNGFPTLGSWLSYGLGCETDELPTYVVLPDTRGLPSGGTSNWTQGFLPAQHQGVMFQSKGTVINDLFPAREIASDVERDSRELHALLNRTNRAERGDSDELLARMRAYEMAAKMQLAVPRVTDLSQETAATKNDYGLERDETRDFGRSCLLARRLIEQGVRFVQLFSGGSFGSPRINWDGHEDTKANHTGEAIRIDQPVAALVRDLRQRGLFEDTLLLFTTEFGRTPFTQAGSSELGKGRDHNQYGFSIWAAGAGLKPGMAYGNTDDIGWKAVENPVAWHDLHATVLHLLGINHERLTFYHNGIQRRLTNVHGHVVKGILA, encoded by the coding sequence ATGAACGAATTACAAACTAACACCCGCCGTGACTTTCTCTCCTTTGCCGCGCAAGGAATCGGTGCCACCGCGCTCGCGTCGCTACTGGCACAAAGCAACAACGCGCGCGCGGACAAGATTCCTGGCCAGGCCAGCGATCCGCCACCTCATCACGGGGCAAAAGCGAAGCGCGTCATTCATATCTGTCTGTGCGGCGCTTACAGCCAGCTTGATACGTTCGATTACAAGCCAGAACTCGCCAAGCGGCATGGGCAGCCGCTGGGCGGGACCGAGAAGCCCGACGTCTTCTTCGGCAAAGTGGGGCTCTTGCGGCAGAATGATTTTGAATTCAAACAGCGGGGCGAAAGCGGCCTCTGGATTTCGGAGCTCTTTCCGCACCTGGCGGGCGTGGCTGATGAGTTGACGATTATCCGTTCGATGGTCGCCGAATCTTCCAGCCATACGCCGGCGACCTTGCACGAGAACAGCGGCTTTCGCCTGAATGGTTTTCCCACGCTTGGCTCATGGCTTTCGTATGGCCTAGGGTGCGAGACCGATGAATTGCCGACCTACGTGGTACTGCCCGATACGCGCGGACTTCCTTCGGGTGGCACGAGCAACTGGACGCAGGGCTTTCTCCCGGCGCAGCATCAGGGAGTGATGTTTCAGAGCAAGGGAACGGTCATAAACGACCTCTTTCCCGCCCGCGAGATTGCCAGCGATGTCGAACGCGACAGCCGCGAACTGCATGCCCTGCTGAATCGCACCAACCGCGCTGAGCGCGGCGACAGCGACGAATTGCTCGCGCGGATGCGGGCCTACGAAATGGCGGCGAAGATGCAACTCGCCGTGCCGCGCGTCACCGACCTGTCGCAAGAGACCGCTGCAACTAAAAACGACTACGGACTCGAGCGTGATGAAACTCGCGACTTCGGCCGCAGTTGTTTGCTGGCGCGACGTTTGATTGAGCAAGGCGTTCGTTTCGTCCAGCTCTTTTCCGGCGGCTCGTTTGGTTCGCCCCGCATCAACTGGGATGGGCACGAAGACACCAAAGCGAATCACACCGGCGAAGCGATTCGCATCGACCAGCCTGTCGCAGCGCTCGTGAGAGATCTCCGCCAGCGTGGGCTGTTCGAAGATACCCTCTTACTCTTTACGACGGAGTTTGGCCGCACGCCTTTCACGCAAGCTGGTTCCAGTGAACTAGGAAAAGGTCGCGACCACAACCAATACGGCTTTTCGATCTGGGCTGCTGGGGCAGGCTTAAAACCGGGCATGGCCTACGGCAATACCGATGACATCGGCTGGAAAGCAGTCGAGAATCCCGTTGCCTGGCACGATCTTCACGCTACAGTGCTGCACTTGCTCGGCATCAACCACGAGCGACTCACCTTTTATCACAATGGCATTCAGCGCCGCTTGACCAACGTGCACGGCCACGTGGTCAAAGGCATTCTGGCGTAG